Proteins encoded in a region of the Betaproteobacteria bacterium genome:
- a CDS encoding response regulator, whose translation MRANHKVLVVDDDPVVGKSFNRVLSNKGYVVITAQNAQEALTKLQEGGYDAVFTDIRMPGMDGLELAERVKARTPWTPVVIVTGYGTAANEARARAAGVSAFLQKPLSPEMIEESALNAMRATEPVAFEPAVEPVVAAPAEAVEIRAVVKENLLKNIALFMLAPFIGLLYAVMLPFVGIGIVTSMAVKALVKKVPAAGRALTFLKNVGKFVAAPFVGLAFIILFPIIGAAMLAWFAVKGLMMKVRAV comes from the coding sequence ATGCGTGCAAATCATAAAGTGCTGGTTGTCGATGACGACCCGGTGGTTGGAAAAAGTTTCAACCGTGTGCTGTCAAACAAAGGTTATGTGGTCATCACCGCGCAAAACGCGCAGGAAGCCCTGACCAAGCTGCAGGAAGGTGGCTACGACGCCGTCTTTACCGATATCCGCATGCCGGGCATGGATGGCCTGGAGCTGGCCGAACGCGTCAAAGCCAGGACCCCCTGGACGCCGGTGGTGATCGTGACCGGTTATGGCACGGCGGCCAATGAAGCCCGCGCCCGGGCGGCGGGGGTGTCGGCTTTCCTGCAAAAACCGTTGTCGCCGGAAATGATTGAAGAAAGTGCGTTGAACGCGATGCGGGCAACGGAACCGGTGGCATTTGAACCGGCCGTCGAACCGGTCGTCGCGGCACCGGCAGAAGCGGTGGAAATCAGGGCGGTGGTCAAGGAAAACCTGTTGAAGAACATCGCCCTGTTCATGCTGGCGCCGTTCATTGGCTTGCTCTATGCGGTGATGCTTCCCTTCGTCGGGATCGGTATTGTGACGAGCATGGCGGTCAAGGCGCTGGTCAAGAAGGTGCCGGCGGCAGGACGTGCGCTCACTTTCCTGAAGAATGTCGGCAAGTTCGTTGCGGCACCGTTCGTCGGGTTGGCCTTTATCATCCTGTTCCCGATCATCGGCGCGGCCATGCTGGCCTGGTTTGCGGTCAAGGGACTGATGATGAAAGTGCGGGCGGTATGA
- a CDS encoding response regulator — protein MTDKTKILIVDDEEIVRLSHLRVLSGAHSNVEAVTNGNDALRRMEQQPFDVVLLDVRMPGMDGMAVLKTIKQKWPDSEVIIITGYPAVDAAKEAVTLGAYDYLAKPVGPDDVINAANGAMLHKRWALRCDRSNQGAGLQ, from the coding sequence ATGACCGATAAAACCAAAATCCTGATCGTCGACGATGAAGAAATCGTCCGCCTCAGTCATCTGCGCGTGTTATCGGGTGCACACAGCAACGTCGAAGCGGTCACCAATGGCAACGATGCACTGCGGAGGATGGAACAACAACCGTTCGATGTCGTGCTGCTCGATGTACGGATGCCGGGAATGGACGGCATGGCGGTGCTCAAAACCATCAAGCAAAAATGGCCCGACAGCGAAGTCATCATCATCACCGGCTATCCGGCGGTGGACGCGGCCAAGGAAGCGGTCACGCTGGGCGCCTACGACTACCTCGCCAAACCGGTCGGTCCGGACGATGTGATCAACGCCGCCAACGGAGCGATGCTGCATAAACGCTGGGCGCTGCGCTGTGACCGGTCGAATCAGGGTGCCGGGCTTCAATAG